One region of Fusarium oxysporum f. sp. lycopersici 4287 chromosome 14, whole genome shotgun sequence genomic DNA includes:
- a CDS encoding amidase: MQEARLLDEIPKNNRGPLHGLPIAVKDVIYTNDMPTQFNSPLYDGHFPEADAASVRILRHAGALVFGKTITTEFAAIHVGPKTHNPHDPLRTPGGSSSGSGAAVTDFQAPMALGTQTGGSMIRPASFNGIYGFKPTWNSVSREGQKIYALMYDTLGWYGRCVEDLVLLADIFALQDDEDEDRSFQGIARARFAICKTSIWPMAGPGTQNALARAADLLRSHGAEVHELELPSAFDDVPEWYRIGLHTEGRTSFLPEYRVGEDQIGQVLIEHVENADNFTRKTQLMASDSLAAIRPVFDFNASQYAAIITPSVPDEAPVGLESTGSHVFCAMWSGLHVPVLNVPGFKGEHGMPIGLSLVAPRYRDRHLLEVGEAVGEIFEAEGGWETKTELEKEVATV; encoded by the exons ATGCAGGAAGCAAGACTTCTAGATGAGATCCCCAAAAACAATAGAGGACCTCTTCATGGACTTCCAATCGCTGTGAAGGATGTCATTTACACAAATG ACATGCCTACTCAGTTCAACTCGCCACTATATGATGGCCATTTCCCTGAGGCAGATGCTGCTTCCGTACGAATTCTTCGTCATGCTGGCGCCCTCGTCTTCG GTAAAACAATTACCACCGAGTTCGCTGCTATCCACGTCGGTCCCAAGACTCACAATCCACATGACCCTTTACGCACTCCGGGCGGATCGTCCAGCGGCTCCGGAGCTGCTGTTACCGATTTCCAAGCCCCCATGGCCCTTGGCACACAGACAGGCGGATCCATGATTCGCCCTGCATCATTCAATGGGATTTATGGATTCAAACCAACCTGGAATTCTGTATCTCGCGAAGGTCAGAAAATATATGCTCTGATGTACGACACTCTCGGATGGTATGGACGATGTGTCGAAGATCTGGTCCTTCTGGCCGATATCTTTGCTCTtcaagatgacgaagacgaagatcGGTCTTTTCAAGGCATCGCAAGGGCACGTTTCGCAATCTGTAAGACGAGCATCTGGCCCATGGCTGGTCCTGGAACCCAAAACGCTCTCGCCCGCGCTGCCGACCTTCTCAGATCCCATGGTGCAGAAGTAcatgagcttgagcttccttCGGCTTTCGATGATGTGCCCGAGTGGTATCGTATTGGGCTTCACACCGAGGGCCGTACCTCTTTCCTACCAGAGTATAGAGTTGGAGAAGACCAAATCGGCCAAGTCTTGATCGAGCACGTCGAGAACGCCGACAATTTCACTCGCAAAACGCAGCTGATGGCTAGCGACAGCTTGGCTGCCATAAGGCCTGTCTTTGACTTTAATGCCTCGCAGTATGCAGCTATCATCACACCGAGTGTACCAGACGAGGCCCCCGTTGGTCTGGAGAGTACAGGAAGCCATGTTTTCTGCGCGATGTGGAGT GGCCTTCATGTCCCAGTCCTGAATGTACCAGGCTTCAAGGGTGAGCACGGCATGCCCATCGGCCTCTCCCTCGTCGCACCACGATATCGCGACCGTCACCTCTTGGAAGTTGGCGAAGCGGTCGGTGAAATATTTGAAGCCGAAGGCGGTTGGGAGACCAAAACTGAGTTAGAGAAGGAAGTGGCGACAGTATGA